The following coding sequences lie in one Silvibacterium dinghuense genomic window:
- a CDS encoding glycosyl hydrolase 115 family protein, whose amino-acid sequence MLRRWKFSTAAAGLTALLCAAAALPAFAQEADHDAPALILDRPVDTSAFPLFDHGRATPIYVADGDAAPVRTVANAFAADVRAVSGVRPTVVNKVSGEQQMILVGTLGHSAMIDALAHSGQLDTSAIAGQWEAASVSIVDHPLPGVARALVIAGSDPRGAAFALFGLSRAIGVSPWSWWADVPIAHHTSAAIMQQHFVQPPPAVQYRGIFINDEDWGIRPWAAKKMDPQLRNIGPHTYARVFELLLRLHANTLWPAMHPGTMPFHAVPENAKLAAEWGIVMGSSHSEALLRDNVGEWDEGRDGPWNYQINRDAIDRYWDKGLEVNGQYENFYTVGMRGQHDTGLEATGSNEVKAQLVEQAIADQRAILARRVNPDLAKIPQVIWLYKESIDLYRVGMKVPDDVTLGWTDDNFGYIRQLPDAEERARSGGSALYYHVSYWGTPHDYLWLCSTPPALMREELTKAWDHGVRKLWILNVGDLKPAESDIEYFLRMAWQEPSFRDVSQPDYLQSWYTAQFGGQGTAMASLMDHWYQLTFLRKPEFMGFNGYDDAVQRTAFNPLAWGDQNQQMMAAWQQLAAESRSLAEKIKPDQRDAFFELVAYPVEASSAHALKFLWTDRSYLAQHGRDFAAVDHDSVEAKAAYDRVQSLTADYNQLAGGKWDGMMSSHPRDRRVFEMPETATVLATAPLQLPGDWRAPKNSASSETSEQGFVEQNGTISINAAHFAARKDMPQAAWEIWPDLGLDLGLDLSLNRSRSGGSVSIAGPGAASPAAWTQMEKRAEAIAQTPSLRYDFTTSTSGEATASIYLLPSFPVDSSQRLRYALSIDGGAPIVLDAAGAEAHQAGLSPWAANVLRNAMVQIVPLGSLTPGKHTLVLYYGDPGVVFQHIMVSFPGAAPAYPFAPETIGKGSTVAAASGSR is encoded by the coding sequence ATGCTTCGTCGTTGGAAATTCTCGACTGCTGCCGCCGGCCTCACGGCGCTGCTCTGCGCTGCTGCTGCGCTCCCTGCTTTCGCGCAGGAAGCCGATCATGATGCTCCGGCGTTGATTCTCGACCGGCCAGTCGATACAAGCGCTTTCCCGCTCTTCGATCATGGCCGCGCGACACCCATTTATGTGGCGGACGGCGATGCGGCGCCGGTGCGCACAGTCGCAAACGCATTTGCGGCGGATGTCCGCGCTGTCTCCGGTGTCCGGCCCACCGTTGTGAATAAAGTATCCGGCGAGCAACAGATGATTCTCGTCGGCACGCTTGGTCACTCGGCGATGATCGATGCACTCGCGCACAGCGGACAGCTTGACACCTCGGCCATCGCAGGCCAATGGGAAGCTGCGAGTGTCAGCATTGTCGATCATCCGCTGCCCGGCGTAGCTCGTGCCCTGGTGATCGCTGGTAGCGACCCGCGCGGCGCGGCCTTTGCGCTCTTTGGCCTTAGCCGCGCCATCGGCGTCTCGCCCTGGAGCTGGTGGGCCGACGTACCCATCGCACATCACACCTCGGCGGCGATTATGCAGCAGCACTTTGTGCAGCCTCCGCCTGCTGTACAGTATCGCGGCATCTTTATCAATGATGAAGACTGGGGCATCCGTCCCTGGGCTGCGAAGAAGATGGACCCGCAGCTGCGCAACATCGGTCCGCATACGTATGCCCGCGTCTTTGAGCTGCTGTTGCGTCTGCACGCCAACACGCTGTGGCCGGCAATGCATCCCGGCACCATGCCGTTTCATGCGGTACCGGAAAATGCGAAGCTTGCTGCCGAGTGGGGCATTGTGATGGGCTCCTCGCACTCCGAGGCGCTGCTGCGTGATAACGTCGGCGAGTGGGACGAGGGGCGTGACGGTCCGTGGAACTACCAGATCAACCGCGATGCCATCGACCGCTATTGGGACAAGGGACTTGAAGTTAACGGTCAGTACGAAAACTTCTACACCGTCGGCATGCGTGGACAGCACGATACCGGCCTGGAAGCGACTGGCAGCAACGAGGTGAAGGCGCAGCTGGTCGAGCAGGCCATCGCCGATCAGCGCGCCATCCTTGCACGCCGCGTGAATCCGGACCTTGCGAAGATTCCACAGGTCATCTGGCTCTACAAGGAGTCGATCGATCTCTATCGCGTGGGAATGAAGGTGCCGGACGACGTCACACTCGGCTGGACCGACGATAACTTCGGCTACATCCGTCAGCTTCCCGATGCCGAAGAGCGTGCGCGCAGCGGCGGCAGCGCGCTCTATTACCACGTCTCCTACTGGGGCACGCCGCATGACTATCTCTGGTTGTGCAGCACACCTCCGGCGCTCATGCGCGAGGAGCTGACCAAGGCCTGGGATCACGGCGTGCGTAAGCTCTGGATCCTGAACGTAGGCGACCTTAAGCCCGCCGAGAGTGATATCGAGTACTTCCTGCGGATGGCGTGGCAGGAGCCATCCTTTCGCGACGTCTCGCAGCCGGACTACCTCCAGAGCTGGTATACCGCGCAGTTTGGCGGGCAGGGAACGGCGATGGCTTCGCTGATGGACCACTGGTACCAGCTCACCTTTCTGCGCAAGCCGGAGTTCATGGGCTTCAACGGCTATGACGACGCAGTGCAGCGCACGGCCTTCAACCCGCTCGCCTGGGGCGACCAGAACCAGCAGATGATGGCCGCATGGCAACAGCTCGCTGCCGAATCCCGTTCCCTCGCAGAGAAGATCAAGCCCGATCAACGCGATGCCTTCTTCGAACTCGTCGCCTATCCAGTCGAGGCTAGCAGCGCGCATGCTCTCAAGTTCCTGTGGACCGACCGCAGCTATCTCGCCCAGCACGGCCGCGATTTCGCCGCGGTCGATCATGACTCCGTCGAGGCGAAGGCCGCCTACGATCGCGTGCAGAGCCTTACCGCCGATTACAACCAGCTCGCCGGCGGCAAGTGGGACGGCATGATGTCTTCGCATCCTCGCGATCGCCGCGTCTTCGAGATGCCGGAGACCGCCACCGTTCTGGCCACGGCTCCACTTCAGCTTCCGGGAGACTGGCGCGCACCGAAGAACTCGGCATCTTCCGAGACCTCCGAGCAGGGCTTTGTCGAGCAGAACGGAACCATCTCCATTAATGCCGCGCACTTCGCCGCCCGTAAGGACATGCCGCAGGCAGCGTGGGAGATATGGCCCGACCTTGGCCTGGATCTGGGGCTTGACCTTTCCCTGAATCGAAGCAGGTCCGGTGGCTCGGTCTCAATCGCCGGTCCTGGAGCTGCATCACCCGCCGCCTGGACGCAGATGGAGAAACGCGCCGAGGCGATTGCGCAGACTCCTTCGCTCCGCTATGACTTCACGACTTCGACCAGCGGTGAGGCCACGGCTTCCATCTATCTGTTGCCTTCCTTCCCGGTCGATTCCAGCCAACGCCTGCGCTACGCGCTCTCTATAGACGGCGGTGCGCCCATCGTTCTTGACGCAGCCGGAGCCGAGGCGCACCAGGCTGGGTTGAGTCCCTGGGCTGCCAATGTTCTCCGCAATGCGATGGTGCAGATTGTTCCCCTGGGCAGTCTCACGCCTGGGAAGCACACACTGGTGCTCTATTACGGGGATCCCGGTGTAGTCTTCCAGCACATCATGGTCAGCTTTCCGGGAGCAGCGCCCGCTTATCCGTTCGCTCCAGAGACGATCGGGAAGGGAAGCACAGTCGCGGCTGCATCGGGCTCACGCTGA
- a CDS encoding family 43 glycosylhydrolase, which yields MKGLRSKLWLWITLASVVYVFQNAHAAVPGNASEATQVSWDAPHNPNPFIPGYYADASVLQTAKETFVYATEDPWGGRTLGCWRSTDLEHWRWCSLNWPTKEAATSPTSGDSMIWAPSVIAKNGRYYMYVSVGSEVWVGIADWPTGPWKNALGSKPLIPGNYRPGYHMIDAEVFLDTDGQAYLYWGSGLHWVNGHCFVVKLKPDMVTFDGEPRDVTPGHYFEAPFMYKHGGRYFLMYSEGKTTDSTYNVRYAVGSSPLGPFREGVNSPLLVSDPANSILGPGHHAIFARGGKSYIVYHRHSLPFDSSSVRRQLCMDELKFGPDGEPQKIVPTHLGPALLRQTPRDAGALPVTATASSSLDAVHDAKRVTDDNYATRWIPAAAEKEAWLQLDLHRVMQPSRTEIRFEYAWKPYRFKLLASLDGRRWTSVEDHNSTGEVGSPVTITGLPRARYLRLVFPAAETPVSIFEWNAY from the coding sequence TTGAAAGGTCTACGATCGAAGCTGTGGCTGTGGATAACGCTCGCATCCGTTGTATACGTTTTCCAGAATGCCCATGCCGCAGTTCCCGGCAATGCGAGTGAAGCCACGCAAGTGAGTTGGGATGCTCCGCACAATCCGAATCCCTTCATCCCTGGTTATTACGCGGATGCCTCCGTGCTCCAGACCGCAAAGGAAACCTTCGTTTACGCGACGGAAGACCCATGGGGAGGCCGTACGCTCGGCTGCTGGCGCTCCACGGATCTCGAGCACTGGCGCTGGTGCTCGCTGAACTGGCCCACGAAAGAAGCGGCCACCAGTCCGACCTCCGGTGACAGCATGATCTGGGCTCCGTCGGTCATCGCGAAGAACGGCCGCTACTATATGTATGTTTCGGTGGGCAGCGAGGTGTGGGTTGGCATCGCCGACTGGCCCACAGGTCCTTGGAAAAACGCTCTCGGAAGCAAGCCGCTCATCCCCGGCAACTATCGTCCCGGCTATCACATGATCGACGCCGAGGTTTTCCTCGACACCGACGGGCAGGCCTATCTCTACTGGGGTTCAGGACTGCACTGGGTAAACGGCCATTGCTTTGTGGTGAAGCTCAAACCGGACATGGTCACCTTCGACGGTGAGCCGCGCGACGTCACGCCCGGGCACTACTTCGAAGCACCTTTTATGTATAAGCACGGTGGCCGCTATTTCCTGATGTATTCGGAGGGCAAGACCACCGACTCCACCTACAACGTGCGCTACGCCGTCGGCAGCTCTCCGCTCGGGCCATTCCGCGAAGGGGTAAACAGCCCGCTGCTGGTCAGCGATCCGGCGAACAGCATCCTCGGCCCCGGCCATCACGCTATCTTCGCGCGCGGCGGCAAGAGCTACATCGTCTATCACCGTCACAGCCTGCCGTTCGACAGCAGTTCTGTCCGTCGCCAGCTCTGCATGGATGAGTTGAAGTTCGGCCCCGACGGTGAGCCGCAGAAGATCGTGCCTACGCACCTCGGCCCCGCGCTGCTGCGGCAGACGCCGCGTGATGCCGGAGCCCTGCCGGTCACGGCCACCGCTTCTTCGTCACTCGATGCCGTCCACGACGCGAAGCGCGTCACCGATGATAACTACGCAACTCGCTGGATTCCTGCCGCAGCAGAGAAAGAGGCGTGGCTGCAGCTCGATCTGCACCGGGTGATGCAGCCCAGCCGTACCGAGATTCGCTTTGAATACGCATGGAAGCCCTATCGCTTCAAGCTTCTGGCTTCGCTCGATGGCAGGCGGTGGACTTCCGTCGAGGATCACAACTCCACCGGCGAAGTGGGCTCCCCCGTGACGATCACCGGCCTGCCGCGCGCCCGCTATCTTCGTCTCGTATTTCCTGCTGCGGAGACTCCAGTCTCAATCTTTGAATGGAACGCCTACTGA
- a CDS encoding glycerophosphodiester phosphodiesterase — protein sequence MFKTHILPVLGLCLAAASAAAQAGSADQAAAKQKIIVISHRGEHLHHPENTLPAFQAAIDAGADFFECDVRTTSDGKLILMHDSSVDRTTNGTGKVNHLSFAQIRALDAGSKFSQAFAGTKVPTFDEALELAHGKIGIYVDTKDADPKLLIDTIYRHHMEDHVVIYGDPFFLHDVEKLQPALRVMPEAENAEVCGSLVAHLHPKVIAYDADDFKPEIIACAKNTGAKIYVDRLDEMDNPSVWQQALDLGADGIQTNKPAELVEYLRARGQATHALSSGR from the coding sequence TTGTTCAAGACGCACATTCTTCCTGTCCTCGGACTCTGTCTGGCAGCGGCTTCGGCCGCTGCGCAGGCCGGGTCTGCCGATCAAGCAGCCGCGAAGCAGAAGATCATCGTGATCTCGCATCGCGGCGAACATCTGCATCATCCGGAAAACACGCTGCCTGCTTTTCAGGCGGCGATTGACGCGGGAGCCGACTTCTTCGAGTGTGACGTGCGCACTACCTCTGACGGCAAGCTGATCCTGATGCATGACAGCAGCGTGGACCGCACGACCAATGGCACGGGAAAGGTGAACCATCTTAGCTTTGCACAAATCCGGGCACTCGATGCAGGGAGCAAGTTCTCTCAGGCCTTTGCCGGGACGAAGGTGCCTACCTTCGACGAGGCGCTTGAGCTGGCGCATGGCAAAATCGGCATTTATGTCGACACGAAAGATGCCGATCCGAAGCTGCTGATCGACACCATCTATCGCCATCATATGGAAGATCATGTTGTCATTTATGGCGATCCTTTCTTTCTGCACGATGTGGAGAAGCTGCAGCCCGCGCTGCGCGTGATGCCCGAGGCCGAGAATGCCGAGGTGTGCGGATCGCTGGTCGCGCACCTGCATCCGAAGGTGATCGCGTATGATGCCGATGACTTCAAGCCAGAAATCATTGCCTGCGCAAAGAACACCGGGGCGAAGATCTACGTGGATCGTCTGGATGAAATGGACAATCCATCCGTATGGCAGCAGGCTCTTGATCTTGGCGCCGACGGCATCCAGACCAATAAGCCCGCTGAGTTAGTGGAGTATCTGCGCGCCCGGGGGCAGGCTACGCATGCGCTCTCCAGCGGCCGCTGA
- a CDS encoding carboxypeptidase regulatory-like domain-containing protein: MSGSSLFAQTFYASLSGVVTDASHGAVAGAQITVVETATSAAYKTVTNQRGSYRVSFLKPGEYVVGVQKDGYEEYKTSAIQLVLNQEAQVDAVLAIGTQSQVITVNAQGTALNDANPQIGTQFGSDDLVNVPEAMTGSNGSSQEFLLAAQVPGAAGSSSDYSNPNNISLGGGRPDTNPIIIDGLPSNMGVDGTYGLVPTPDSTEELQVLTSPFSAQYGQSGGGAILTTTKSGTQTFHGSLFEYHNDQSMNALQYFDAPNTDRPVNVFNYFGGSVGGPVRIPWLFDGRKHRLFFFTDWENTINNSANTLDTNVPTAAERTGDFSGLDPQGQQTPTIYDPTTLKLVNGTITGTPFAGNIIPSDRMDTVGKALLAYYPQPNCNYLTYNYCVNPPSHNTYLYNADRVDFNTTDYDHIWAKFSRDGPTTGAVTYIPNAANTSAANGWKDDHYETSWSHIFSPRISNEARFGYVSEVNFSDVYPVDASSLGLKGVILNGFPNLSVNGLYGLGPGSYQYTLDGHYILNDAMVLQLGRHSLSLGGEFMNYHFSQYEPGVLSGNYDFSGQFTSTSGQPVTGIADLELGLPDSTTIDTNDTWFRETSKYGSLYVQDDYRMFEKLTVNLGLRWEFDGPFTETRDQMYTFNPNLTDSTTGKQGAIEFAGYDGAPHTLIGRTYMGFLPRVGFSYHALKNTVVRGGYGVYELPGIGFAMTATTSKTTVDTTFESADGITPPYQLDNGVPAYSPQVDANGEPSIPTSLTDPTSNVDRLQRNGVLAYIQQWQFGVQQDLGNGWLAEVDYQGNHGVHLPIQLPSNQIAPSTGCCYGNSEAQSLRPYPQFLNVTYYVNGGASGYNALLAQLTHRWKNGLSILAAYTYAKQMDDVDPSARGNAVGIQNAYNLHAQWGTAMTDIPQRLSLTGVWNLPIGQGGRFLRSTPVLSQALGHWRVSTIAAFQVGYPYHVSQSNTLGLFSNAQYVTRVGNPHIGRGQRTLEHWFNTDAFAITPKDTLGNGARASLFGPGQNVWNLGLMRDVPIKEKVTFTFRADAYNAFNHPQFDGLGTSITSGNFGQLTKAQDARTLQVSGRMRF; the protein is encoded by the coding sequence GTGTCCGGATCCTCTCTGTTTGCGCAGACCTTTTATGCCTCTCTGAGCGGCGTGGTTACCGATGCAAGCCATGGCGCCGTTGCCGGAGCTCAGATCACGGTCGTTGAAACGGCGACCTCTGCGGCATACAAGACCGTCACCAATCAGCGTGGCAGCTACCGTGTCTCATTTCTGAAGCCTGGAGAATATGTCGTCGGCGTACAGAAGGACGGCTACGAGGAGTACAAGACTTCGGCGATCCAGCTGGTGCTGAACCAGGAAGCCCAAGTGGATGCGGTGCTGGCGATCGGCACGCAGTCGCAGGTGATCACGGTCAATGCCCAGGGCACCGCATTGAACGATGCGAATCCCCAGATCGGCACGCAATTCGGATCGGACGATCTTGTGAACGTGCCGGAAGCCATGACCGGGTCGAACGGATCTTCACAGGAGTTTCTGCTGGCCGCGCAGGTGCCGGGCGCAGCAGGCTCCAGCTCCGACTATTCGAATCCGAACAATATCTCTCTCGGCGGTGGGCGCCCGGACACGAACCCGATCATTATTGACGGCCTGCCCAGCAACATGGGCGTCGATGGCACTTATGGTCTTGTGCCCACACCCGATTCGACCGAAGAGCTGCAGGTGCTCACCTCGCCCTTCTCGGCGCAGTATGGCCAGTCCGGTGGCGGCGCTATCCTCACCACGACGAAGTCCGGCACGCAGACCTTTCACGGCAGCCTGTTCGAGTATCACAACGATCAGAGCATGAACGCGCTGCAGTATTTCGATGCTCCCAATACGGACCGTCCGGTGAATGTCTTCAATTATTTCGGCGGTTCGGTCGGTGGTCCGGTGCGGATTCCCTGGCTCTTCGATGGGCGCAAGCATCGCCTGTTCTTTTTCACCGATTGGGAAAACACCATCAATAACAGCGCGAACACGCTGGACACCAATGTTCCGACCGCGGCCGAGCGCACCGGCGACTTCTCCGGCCTGGACCCGCAGGGGCAGCAGACGCCGACCATCTACGACCCCACCACGCTCAAGCTGGTGAACGGCACCATTACCGGCACGCCATTCGCGGGAAACATCATTCCATCTGACCGCATGGATACGGTGGGCAAGGCTCTGCTTGCCTACTATCCGCAGCCGAACTGCAACTACCTGACTTACAACTACTGTGTCAATCCGCCCAGCCACAACACGTATCTCTATAACGCCGATCGCGTGGACTTTAATACCACCGACTACGACCATATCTGGGCGAAGTTTTCGCGCGATGGCCCAACGACCGGAGCGGTCACATACATTCCGAATGCGGCCAACACCTCGGCGGCGAACGGCTGGAAGGACGACCACTATGAGACCTCGTGGAGCCACATCTTCAGCCCACGCATCTCGAATGAAGCTCGCTTCGGTTATGTCTCCGAGGTGAATTTCTCCGATGTCTATCCGGTCGATGCCTCGTCGCTGGGCCTGAAGGGCGTGATCCTGAACGGGTTTCCCAACCTGAGCGTCAATGGCCTCTATGGCCTTGGCCCCGGCTCCTACCAGTACACGCTCGATGGGCACTACATCCTGAATGACGCGATGGTGCTGCAGCTTGGGCGGCACTCGCTCTCGCTCGGTGGCGAATTCATGAACTACCACTTCAGCCAATACGAGCCGGGCGTGCTCTCAGGCAACTATGACTTCTCGGGTCAGTTCACCTCTACCTCCGGACAGCCGGTGACAGGCATCGCCGATCTCGAGCTCGGCCTGCCGGACTCGACCACCATCGACACGAACGACACCTGGTTCCGCGAAACTTCGAAGTACGGCTCGCTCTATGTGCAGGACGACTACCGCATGTTCGAGAAGCTCACCGTGAATCTCGGGCTGCGCTGGGAGTTCGATGGTCCCTTTACCGAGACGCGCGACCAGATGTACACTTTCAATCCGAATCTCACCGACTCAACCACCGGCAAGCAGGGTGCGATTGAATTTGCCGGCTACGACGGCGCGCCGCACACGCTCATTGGCCGCACTTATATGGGGTTCCTGCCTCGCGTGGGCTTCAGCTATCACGCGCTGAAGAACACGGTGGTGCGCGGCGGCTATGGTGTCTATGAGCTGCCGGGCATCGGCTTCGCCATGACGGCCACCACCTCGAAGACAACCGTGGACACCACCTTCGAAAGCGCGGACGGCATCACTCCGCCGTATCAGCTCGATAATGGCGTGCCTGCTTATTCGCCGCAGGTCGACGCCAATGGTGAGCCATCGATCCCGACCAGCCTGACCGACCCCACCTCGAATGTCGATCGTCTGCAACGGAATGGTGTTCTGGCTTATATCCAGCAGTGGCAGTTCGGTGTTCAGCAGGATCTCGGCAACGGCTGGCTGGCCGAGGTCGACTATCAGGGCAACCACGGCGTGCATCTGCCGATCCAGTTACCCAGCAACCAGATCGCGCCCAGCACAGGCTGCTGCTATGGCAACTCTGAAGCGCAGAGCCTTCGTCCTTATCCGCAGTTTCTCAATGTGACCTACTACGTGAACGGTGGCGCCTCAGGCTACAACGCGCTGCTCGCACAGCTCACGCATCGCTGGAAGAACGGCCTCTCGATTCTCGCGGCTTACACCTATGCCAAGCAGATGGATGACGTCGATCCTTCGGCACGCGGCAATGCCGTGGGCATCCAGAATGCGTACAATCTGCATGCGCAGTGGGGCACGGCGATGACCGACATCCCGCAGCGTCTCTCGCTGACCGGAGTGTGGAATCTGCCGATCGGTCAAGGCGGACGCTTCCTGCGCTCGACACCAGTACTCAGCCAGGCACTGGGCCACTGGCGCGTGAGCACGATTGCCGCCTTCCAGGTTGGTTATCCCTATCACGTAAGCCAGTCCAACACGCTCGGTCTCTTCAGCAACGCGCAGTACGTGACGCGCGTCGGCAATCCGCACATTGGCCGGGGCCAGCGCACGCTTGAGCACTGGTTCAACACCGATGCATTCGCGATCACGCCGAAAGACACACTGGGCAACGGTGCACGTGCTTCTCTCTTCGGACCGGGACAGAATGTATGGAACCTTGGCCTGATGCGCGATGTTCCGATCAAGGAGAAGGTCACCTTCACCTTCCGCGCGGACGCGTACAACGCCTTCAATCACCCGCAGTTCGACGGTCTCGGCACTTCGATCACCAGCGGCAACTTCGGCCAGCTCACCAAGGCGCAGGATGCCCGCACGCTGCAGGTGAGCGGACGGATGCGCTTCTAA
- a CDS encoding DeoR/GlpR family DNA-binding transcription regulator: MEGSRIEAILQLLKENTTASIGDIAEQFGVSQMTIRRDLQKLAEQGQVIRIPGGARIERWRGMERTFLERLEKMSPAKRSIGKAAAALVQDGESVVLDSGTTTLYVARALRERRNVVVVTFSMAVLEELASAEEIRLELTGGVYRSSSHDLIGHGVAESLKSIYADHVIFGAASVSFSRGVMVHDPDAQREMLQAGKHKILLVDSSKIGKEATYRLCGIEECDLIITDELLPEADLARLSRQTKVQIAR; this comes from the coding sequence GTGGAAGGTTCGCGCATCGAGGCCATTCTTCAGCTGTTAAAAGAGAACACTACAGCTTCCATCGGTGACATCGCCGAACAGTTCGGCGTTTCGCAGATGACCATCCGGCGCGATCTCCAGAAGCTCGCTGAACAGGGCCAGGTCATCCGCATTCCCGGAGGGGCCCGCATCGAACGATGGCGCGGCATGGAGCGCACCTTCCTCGAGCGGCTCGAGAAGATGTCTCCAGCCAAGCGCAGCATCGGCAAAGCTGCGGCCGCGCTGGTGCAGGATGGCGAATCCGTGGTGCTCGATTCCGGCACCACGACGCTTTATGTCGCACGGGCGCTGCGCGAGCGGAGAAATGTTGTGGTGGTGACGTTCTCGATGGCGGTGCTCGAAGAACTGGCCTCGGCAGAAGAGATTCGTCTCGAGCTTACCGGCGGCGTCTACCGTTCCAGCAGCCATGACCTCATCGGTCACGGCGTGGCAGAAAGCCTGAAGTCGATATACGCCGATCACGTCATCTTTGGAGCTGCCTCCGTATCGTTCTCGCGCGGCGTCATGGTTCATGATCCCGATGCCCAGCGGGAAATGCTTCAGGCGGGCAAGCACAAGATCCTGCTCGTCGACAGCAGCAAGATCGGCAAAGAGGCGACCTATCGCCTCTGCGGTATCGAGGAATGCGACCTCATCATCACCGACGAACTGCTTCCTGAAGCTGATCTCGCCCGCCTCAGCCGGCAGACCAAGGTCCAGATTGCCCGTTGA